From the genome of Amycolatopsis camponoti:
CCGGACCGGCCGGGGGAGACCCGGCCGGCCCGGACCGGGCTCAGCGGACGACGATGCCGGTGGCCGGCTCCGGCGCCGCCGGCACGTGGAACAGGTTCGCGAACAGCTCCAGGTCCGCGACGTCGCCCTCGATGCCGATCTTGCCGGCCCGGATCGCCGCCGTCGCGGTGAGCTGGCCGCTCATCAGGTCCAGCAACGCGGCGCCGTGCACCGCCTTGATCACCAGCTCGGCCCCGGGGAAGCGGCCCTCGCCGACCTTGACCGCGCCGTCCTCGACGAGGGCGTGCACGACCATGCGGTCGTCGTAGCGGATCTCGAAGGTGATCTGCACGCCTTCGGCGCACTCCGCGCGGAAGGTCGTGTAGAGCGACAGGATCGCCGCGTCGAGGGTGAACACGTCGTCGGCGCCCGGGCTGTGCAGCGAGCGCGCACCCCAGAGGCCGAGGTCGAGCAGGATGTGGTCGAGTTCGCTGCCGTACTGGGTCAGCTCGTAGACCAGGCCCGCGTCGAGCTCGGCGCGGACGCGGCGGCGGATCACGCCGGTGGCCTCCAGCTCGTTGAGCCGGGCGGACAGGATGGACGGCGGGATCTTCGGCAGGCCCGCTTGCAGCTCGTCGTAGCGCTTCGCGCCGAGCACCAGGTCGCGGATGATCAGCAGCGACCAGCGTTCGCCGATGATCTCGAGCGCGCGGGCGACGCCGCAGAACTGGCCGTAAGCACGGGTGTGCGGAGTGGGCATCGAACTTTCCTCACTTCTTCTCGGGCGGTGTAACGGTTTCGGCGGATGCCGGGGAAGCGGAGGCGGCTCAGCGGTGGTCGCCCTCGGAAATCAGGTCTCGGTGCAGCAGCTGGAGGTCGTCGCACGGCTCGACGCCCAGTTCCCCGGCCAGCCGGGACCGGAGCGTGCGGTAGACGGCCATCGCGTCGGACCGCCGGCCGCTCCGGCCGAGCGCGCGCATCAGCTGTCCGTGCAGTGCTTCGTCGAGCGGACTGCCGGTGGCCAGCGAACGCAGCTCGCCGATGAGCTCGCGGTGCCTGCCGCTGACGATCTCCGCTTCGATGCGCAGGTGCAGGACGCTGCGCCGCTGTTCGAGCAGCTCGGTCCGGTAGGCGGACAACACCGGTCCACAGAGGACGTTCGCGAACGGTGCCCCGGACCAGACGTCGAGCGCGGCGCGGTAGGCGTCGGCGGCCGCGGCGTGGTCGCCGGCGTCCTGGTGCTCGTGCCCGGTCTGCTGCAGCCGGGTGAACCGGTGGATGTCCACTTGGGACGGATTGATGTGGAAGGTGTAGCCGGACTGCTTGGTGGCGAGCATCGCCTCGCCGTCGGCCGCCAGCCGGTTCTGGTCGATGCAGCGGCGGAGGTGGTAGACGTAGGTGTGCAGCGTGGTCCGGACCGTCCGCGGCGGGTTGTCCGACCACAGCTCCCGGATGAGGGTGTCGATGTGTACCATCTTTCCCGGGCGCATCACGAGCACGGCGAGCAGCGACAGCACCTTCGGCGTACTGGGTGCGTAGTCGACGCCGTCACGCAGCACTTCCAGCGGTCCCAGTACGGTGAAGTGAACACCGCCGCGATCCGGCTCGTCGGTTCGCCGCTGTTCGGGGTACATGGCAGGCCTCCAGCATCATCAATGCGTCCTCGCGCTCCCCAGTCCGTACCGCGCGGGTCGGTGGACGGCCGAATTCCGGGCTTCTATCCGAATGTGACCATCTATCCGAATGTGACAGAGCGTCGATCCGGCGACCAGTGAGTCACCCACCAGAATCAACGTGCGTTTGCCCCGTGGCCCCGTGCGTTCCGCAGGTCCGCCCCGTGCGTTCCGCACGGTCCGCCATCCGGCCCAACCTGGGCCTCCGTGTCCGGCGGCGTCGCTGGAACGGACCAGGCGTGGGCGCGGCGGGGCCGCCGGCGATCACCTGGGCCGGTGGAACGCACGCCGTCGCCGTGCGTTCCACACGGGACGTCCGGTGTGGAACGCCCACGCCCGCGCCCTGCTCACTCGACCGGGTGCGTTTTGCCTGGTGGGCCTCCATCGCTCGTCGATCGATCTGCGAGACGCGGCGTCTTCCCTGACACCAGGAGAACTGCCATCAGGGGAATTCGAGGTTGGACGGATGATGTTGCGGTCTATTGCGGCTGTCGGACACGACAGCGAGTTCGACGATCCGCCCCGGGTGCCGGCCCTCGAGCGGGTGGAGAAGTCGGTCCGGCCCGCCGTGCTGCAGGCCATCTCGTCGATCCAGGAGCGGTACTTCGAGCCGCTCACGCTCGCGGAGCTGGCGTCCGAGGTCTTCGTCAGCCGGTTCCACTTCTCGCGGATGTTCGCCGACGCGACCGGGGTGACCCCCGGCCGGTTCCTCACCGCCGTGCGCCTGTTCGAGGCCAAGCGGCTGCTGCTGACGACGTCGCTGAACGTCTCCGACATCGTGTGCAGCGTCGGCTACAGCAGCGTCGGCACGTTCACCAGCCGGTTCTCGCGGGCGGTCGGGATGACGCCGACCCAGTACCGCGAGCCGCAGGTCGCCGAGCTGCTCGTGGCGATTTCACCGACGTTCCAACGGCTTCCGCCGCTGCGCACCCTGCGGGCGGCCGGGCGCAGCTGCGCCTCGCTGCAGACCGGCACCGGCGTGCTGTCGATGCGGCTGGACATGCCGCGCGGCTCGGCGCCCGCCGACACCCTCGTCGGGCTGTTCGCCGACCCGGTGCCGCAGTGCGGGCCGGTCGCCTTCGGCGGCATGGCCAACATGAGCTCGGGCGAGCTGACCATCCACGGCGTGCCGGCCGGGCGGTGGACCGCGATCGCGGTCGCGCAGCACCAGCCGGGCGTCGGCGGGCCGCGGTTCTCCATCGGCTACTCGGGCGTGACCGTG
Proteins encoded in this window:
- a CDS encoding helix-turn-helix domain-containing protein — its product is MMLRSIAAVGHDSEFDDPPRVPALERVEKSVRPAVLQAISSIQERYFEPLTLAELASEVFVSRFHFSRMFADATGVTPGRFLTAVRLFEAKRLLLTTSLNVSDIVCSVGYSSVGTFTSRFSRAVGMTPTQYREPQVAELLVAISPTFQRLPPLRTLRAAGRSCASLQTGTGVLSMRLDMPRGSAPADTLVGLFADPVPQCGPVAFGGMANMSSGELTIHGVPAGRWTAIAVAQHQPGVGGPRFSIGYSGVTVAPYGQSTARVGLRAPAATDAPIAITLASKQSPFTQRMLAAQRPHLRAVA
- a CDS encoding AfsR/SARP family transcriptional regulator, yielding MYPEQRRTDEPDRGGVHFTVLGPLEVLRDGVDYAPSTPKVLSLLAVLVMRPGKMVHIDTLIRELWSDNPPRTVRTTLHTYVYHLRRCIDQNRLAADGEAMLATKQSGYTFHINPSQVDIHRFTRLQQTGHEHQDAGDHAAAADAYRAALDVWSGAPFANVLCGPVLSAYRTELLEQRRSVLHLRIEAEIVSGRHRELIGELRSLATGSPLDEALHGQLMRALGRSGRRSDAMAVYRTLRSRLAGELGVEPCDDLQLLHRDLISEGDHR
- a CDS encoding winged helix-turn-helix transcriptional regulator translates to MPTPHTRAYGQFCGVARALEIIGERWSLLIIRDLVLGAKRYDELQAGLPKIPPSILSARLNELEATGVIRRRVRAELDAGLVYELTQYGSELDHILLDLGLWGARSLHSPGADDVFTLDAAILSLYTTFRAECAEGVQITFEIRYDDRMVVHALVEDGAVKVGEGRFPGAELVIKAVHGAALLDLMSGQLTATAAIRAGKIGIEGDVADLELFANLFHVPAAPEPATGIVVR